TTGCCGGTCTTTTACCTGCATGGCGAGCCGCACGCCTGAAACCTTCCGATGCCCTTCGCAATGAGTGACGCCATATTACAAACCAGGAATCTGGCCAAGACCTTCAAAGGCCCGGACGGCGAAATCCGCGTTCTTGAAAGCGTCGACCTATCAGTTTCTCCAAGCGAAAGCGTCAGTATCCGGGGAGAATCCGGAGCCGGCAAAACCACTCTGCTCTACCTGATCTCAGCCCTCGAAATCCCCAACCAGGGAGAACTCTTCTGGGAAGGTGAAGATGTCTTGAAAAAGTCCATCACCTGGCGGGCGCGTCGACGTGGCGCTTTCATGGGTTTTGTTTTTCAGGCGTATTATTTAATACCCGAATTGAATGCACTGGAAAATGTCATCATCGCAAAACGCCTGCTTGGGCGTGTAACCGCAGAGGATAAAAAACGTGCCAAAGAACTCCTGGAACGAGTCGGCCTGAAGGATCGTTTAAAGCACATGAGCGGACAACTGTCGGGCGGCGAACGCCAACGCATCGCCGTGGCGCGTGCCCTCATCAATCGCCCCAGCCTGATCCTCGCCGATGAGCCCACCGGCAATCTTGATGAACATACCGGCGACGAAATGATGGACCTCCTGCTCGGACTTTGCGAAGCAGAGCAAACTTCCCTCGTCCTCGTCACACACAACCCGGAATTTGCCAAACGAACAGACAGACAACTCTTCCTCCGCGCAGGAGAAATGCAAAAAAGCAACGGCCATTCCCAGAGCTGAAGATCAAGTGTAGTGCAACTGCGCTGTCGCATTACAATCTGCATCTGCAGTCAATCGAACCCAATGTGCGCTGAAACCCTCAGGAAAAATATGTGGGGCGTAACCATTGGCCGGGACTGAAATTGTTTGATAACTTTTCCATTCGCCACAACCAAGGAAGTCGACCTCGAGCTTAAAGCTGACTGGAGCATCCGCCTTGTGGCTGAGGTGCAGTACTTTTTTATCAAAGCCAGTCATCAGGTATGGGTCTGAAGGGACATGCGCTTCGATATCATCCTCCCACCAGGGACCGCCCCACCCTTTTGCTTTGCCAAGATTCCAAAGATCATC
The Rubellicoccus peritrichatus DNA segment above includes these coding regions:
- a CDS encoding ABC transporter ATP-binding protein; the protein is MSDAILQTRNLAKTFKGPDGEIRVLESVDLSVSPSESVSIRGESGAGKTTLLYLISALEIPNQGELFWEGEDVLKKSITWRARRRGAFMGFVFQAYYLIPELNALENVIIAKRLLGRVTAEDKKRAKELLERVGLKDRLKHMSGQLSGGERQRIAVARALINRPSLILADEPTGNLDEHTGDEMMDLLLGLCEAEQTSLVLVTHNPEFAKRTDRQLFLRAGEMQKSNGHSQS